The Sus scrofa isolate TJ Tabasco breed Duroc chromosome 4, Sscrofa11.1, whole genome shotgun sequence genomic sequence AGGTAACAAGGCGTTCAGGGGGCGGGGGTTCGGTCCGGGAGGTAAAAAGCGTGGAAAGGAGGCGGGCATCGGGGGTAGCGTGTTCTAAGGGAGCGAAGGGCTGAAGAGGAACGTTCTGACACAGTCGCGCTCAAAAATGACTCTCGCCGGGAAGAAAGGAAAGACGAGGCCGGGAAAACTGCTGGCAAACTGGAAagtagaaagggagggagggagggagggtggggggcgggcggaGGAGGATTCTGCCCAAGCCAATCAGTGGCGCTAGGGCTGGTGAGGTCACAGCCAATAGAGAGCCAGCGCGGGACTTTCAATTATTGTCCCGCCCAATCGGGACAAGCCTGTGCCTATAAAGACTGCTGCGGCGGGCGTCCCCCTGGTTACTCTCCCTTCGCTGCGCTGGTAAGCTCGTGTTTTGGCTCGCCGCCATGGCCCGTACTAAGCAGACTGCCCGCAAATCGACCGGGGGCAAGGCCCCGCGGAAGCAGCTGGCCACCAAGGCGGCCCGCAAGAGCGCGCCGGCCACCGGCGGCGTGAAGAAGCCCCACCGCTACCGGCCGGGCACCGTGGCCCTGCGGGAGATCCGGCGCTACCAGAAGTCGACCGAGCTGCTGATCCGCAAGCTGCCCTTCCAGCGCCTGGTGCGCGAGATCGCGCAGGACTTCAAGACGGACCTGCGCTTCCAGAGCTCGGCCGTGATGGCGCTGCAGGAGGCGAGCGAGGCCTACCTGGTGGGGCTGTTTGAAGACACGAACCTGTGTGCCATCCACGCCAAGCGCGTGACCATCATGCCCAAAGACATCCAGCTGGCCCGCCGCATCCGCGGGGAGCGGGCTTAGAGAAAGAAGTGCGCACTCGGCTCGAGGTTCCATCACATCCAAaggctcttttcagagccaccCACAACCGCACTTGGAAGAGGCTGTGCCACTTTTCCGCGCTCTGTCCGGCGGACTCTCCCATAGCTCGGGGAAGGGAGGATGTTCGAGCCGGCAGAAGCACTGACTGGGCTCCGGGTACCCAAGTGGGTTAGAGGCCAGGTGTCCGGTCTAGCCCCCTGCTTGCTGGCCGCCTCCTGGCGCGTTAGAAGCTTTTGAGTCCTTCAAGAGTTTGGTCAGCTGGCTTCTCCGCTTTCTTGGGCGCGGCCATGGGTCCTCCTCAAAGGGCAAGGCGTCTCCACGGCGGCCCAGAACCGTAGTCTGTtccagggaggggcggggggggcggggaggacggGTTGAGGCCGGGCGGGGTCACTAGGGGACGCTCAGGATTCGCGCTCCAGGGCGCGCAGGGGCCTGGCCTTTTACGCAGCTGGGAGCCGCGCGAGTATGGGTGCGTCGTCACTCCCCCCACACCCACGCCAACCCGGTGCGTTTCTCTGGCTCGGGAGGGAAATGGCCACCTCCGTCCGTCTGTCCATCCGTCCTCGTTTCTGTCGGGTAAAACCAGGCAGTCCTGCCTTTCAAGGGTTTGTGATTTGGGTCCTCCCTACCACCCTCTGCTTTCCCCCCCTCTCCTTTTGTCTTTATGCCTGCATCctcagcacctggaagttcccaggctagatgtcaaatcgGACCtctagctcctggcctataccgcagctgtagcaacgctAGATTACAGCCTCTTGTgagacctacacggcagctcagggcaaggctgaatccttaaaccactgagcaaggcctcggATCCAACCCTCGTCCTCTTgaatactagtccggtttgttatcACAGGACCATGAGGGGAACCTCCACTCTGCTTCTCATCAAAAGTCGGaatggcagagttcctgtcgtggctccttggttaacgaatccgactaggaaccatgaggttacaggttcgatccctggccttgctcaatgggttagcgGACtcgccgtgagctgtagtgtagatcccagacgcggcttggatcccgcgttgctgtggctctggcataggctggtggctacagctctgcttggacccctagcctgggaacctccatatgccccaagagcagcccaagaaatggcaaaaaaaaaaaaaaaaaaaaaaaaagtcggagtGGCTAGCAGGGTGCTGTCCAGACCTTAGGTCTATTTTTGTGAGCTGGGCCTTAAACTGGCTGtttttctgttccatttcacTGAGTGAGTCTCACCTCCCTGAAGTAATTTCTAAACGCTTCAATTGTATCTGGGTTCTCTGTCAATAGTTGGTAGTATCTTGTTAATACGTTTTTTTCAGTCATGTGGGAAGTCTGTCCTCAGGTTTTGGATTACTCGGTGAAAGGACAAAAGTGGGGTTCTGAGTTCTGGGAGATCAAACAGGCAGAACATGGTCCTCTTTTGAGGAGATGAAGTTTCCCTCTGAAGGAGGCCTTAGAGATGATTTTTGTACATTTGGGAAGTGCAGGGCCTCTAGTGGGCTCAGAGTGAAGACAGGGTCTTGCAGAGCCCATCTCCACAAGTTCAGATACAAAGCTGTACAGATCTTAGGTGACAACTCTTCTTAACCTTCTTAAACTTGGAAGAAGCtaacttgttttctgttttgtcttggtTCAGTGGCAGGTGAAAAGCATTAACTGATGAGTGAGAATTCACAGAGGACATAGGGAAAAGGAAGGatacttagttttgtttttctttcttactgtCACATGTAGGAGTTGAATTCgagcggcagctgcagcaatgtgggatccttaatgcactgagcaaggcctgaatgaacccacatcttcacagaggcAACATGgagcccttaacctgctgaactgctgagccacaactggactccaatttttttttttttttttttttaagctcctgTTGCCTCTTTTGAGATGTGCGAGAAATGGGGAGAGCAGTATATAGACTGTGGCCCTCCTGCTACAGTTTGCCACATGTTTCTGCTTCAGCCAGCAGTCACAGCAATTTCCAGAGCATGCCTCCCAGGGCTCTGCCCAGACCGTTATTACCTGCTTAGTCCCCCACTGCAGGATGGATTCAGCCTGGGTCTGTACTCTTCTGAGTTAAGAAGTAGAGACTTAAGGGGGGTGGCATTATATTTACACCTGCTATCTCATCCATCTTCCTGGTAAAATTTTAGGGGACATACAGACATAGGGCTTTCTGAGGTACAGCTTGAAGTTCTCAGGTGAGTAAGTGACTTGTTCATGATCTCGGGTCCAGGAACAGTTGAACAGACTCTGGAAACTTCAATGTCTGTGTCAGGTGTCAGTGCTCCACATCCTCGGCCTGCCTCTGATATCACACTGCTTTATTTTACCAATTAGGACACCCTTAACATCAAGGAAGTCTTTCATTATTAATCGCATGCAAGGGAAATTAATTTAGTGGCATTTTCGATATCCAGTCAGGAGTAGAATAAAATTTTGTCTTCCTGTCAGTATAAAGAAAGGCCTACCCTCACAGCATCCTTtcaaatctttttatttgtttgagagACTGGTATAAACTGAGTTCATTGATATCAGAGTACAGTTTAAAATGAGTGTTTTATCATTTAATCATTTCTGTACTTAAATCATTCCCTACTCTCAGAGGAGAGAGTTAAAGAATAAGGACAAGGTAAATAAATGCTTTTCCTCTAGTCATTAGCTTCTACACGGCTAGAATAATTGCAAGGAAAGTCTACTCCAAACCCCTGGGATTTTTAAGaatagaaaaacaggagttccctttgtggcgcagtggttaacgaatccgactaggaaccatgaggtggcgggttcggtccctgcccttgctcagtgggttaacgatccggcgttgccgtgagctgtggtgtaggttgcaggcgcggctcggatcccgcgttgctgtggctctggcgtaggccggtggctacagctctgattcgacccctagcctgggaacctccatatgccgcgggagcggcccaagaaatagcaacaacaccaacaacaaaaaaaaagaaaaacagtctttgtgggttcttgttgtggctcagcaggttaaggacctatcATTGTCTCTTAAGAatgcagcgttgctgtaagctgcagtataggtcacagtaTTGCAGTGACAGTGGcctaggccggctgctgcagctctgatttaccccTGACTGGGGCACTTCCCTATACTTCAGGTTCAGCCTTGGAAAAACAAACACAGTCTTTGTTTGGGTTTAATTCTGCCTTGGTTAGGATAGTGGGGGacaggtgtgtgtgcatgtgtagagAGAAACTGGTATTCTGGTCCCGTTGACACTACCTTTGGTTCCTTGGAAGAAGACTTGGGCTTTGGGTTCACACACTCTCATGATCATCCTTCCAGGTCCTCATCTCAGGAGTCTCATTTCTTCTCCTCTGCCGGGTTCCGTCAGTGTTCTCGGTTTCATCCATGCTggccttggctttttttttttttttttctccttgagacTCAAGTGAGATCATGAATTCCTACTTTCCATGTATCTGCTCTCTGCCAAGTGTTCTCATATTGATATCTCCTGCTGAGACCACTATCCTGTCCTCTACACCAATATCTCTAACTTTCTGATGGCCAGGTCCTTCAGGATGGATAATAGGCACTTCAAACTCAGTTCACTATTTCCACAATTGTATTGTCTTGCttccaaagttctttttttccttccatattcCCCGTCTTACTTGGAAGACACCTTCACCcctttttcctcatctgttcaGGTCCacagttcctttctctcttttttttttttttttttttttttgctatttctttgggccactcccacggcatatggaggttcccaggctaggggtctcatcggagctgtagccactggcctacgccagagagccacagcaacgcgggatccgagccgcgcctgcaacctacaccacagctcacggcaacgccggatcgttaacccactgagcaagggcagggaccgaacccgccacctcatggttcctagtcggattcgttaaccactgcgccacgacgggaactccgacagttCCTTTCTCTTATCATGTGTCCAAATTTCACAAGTCACCAATGTTTTCTAACTTACTGTCTGACTTTCAAGTCTGTCACCCTCTCTCCATCCATCTATGGTCTCTCTTAACTGACACCCTCACCAGCTCTGTTCTAGAGAATTAAATATTCAGCCTTGACTCTACCTTGCCACTAAGTGTCCACCCTGTGTGAGAGCTGTCACtttcaatgcatttttttgaGTCTGTCACTCTCAAAAAATGTTCCACCTCCTTCTCATGCCCTTCATAGTAAAGTTCACCTTCCTTTGCATAGCATCCACAGCAGTGGAGGTTAATAACTGGTAGGGACTCTTGAGTTAGGCAAACCTGAACTGGAACCCTGGTCTTGCCCATAGTCACAGGTTTGACTTCAACAAGAAAGTCTCTGTAGGCCTCGctctttccatttgtaaaatggagacgACAGTATCTTGCTAATAGTGTTGTTGGAAATGTTAAAAGTGACACTTCCCATAAAGTACCTAGCAGAGTATCTGGTCCAGAATAAGTATTCAATTACTTTCAGTTACTCTATTAAtagttattaaatttaaaaagcctaaTAACATCATCTTAATATGCAACTAGTTCCTGATACTTCCCAGATCCTCCCCAGGTTTCTAGCACTCTGCTGGCTGAACAAGTACATTCTGGCTCCTCAGAACATCAGCAGTTCCCAAGGATATGATGTCTTCACACGTTTCATTTCTTGTCTTCAGatcctcctcccttttttttttttttttttgcagccttGAGAATCCCTGTTCATTCTTCAAGATTCAGCCTTATGTGGtggccttccctttcctttctcctctttacCCTTATATCTTTGtgccccccccacctctctcccatCCTATCCTCACACCTCTTCCTATTCCCTACCTTCAGCATTAGGCTGGCATCTTTCCTCAGGGTGAAGATTTATCTTTGTTCTTTGCCTGGCACAACATAGGTGATCAGGAAATGCTTGATGAGGGATCTAATTCTCCTGACCTTCTACTCTTTGCCATATATGAGGGAGTTGAGCACAGGATGCCCCCTATTCCTGGGGTCTTTGAAGTTATAGATCAAGAGCAGACCTGGATTGGACCTCTGAGAAGACCTTCCAAggtctttggggggggggtcctggaaCACAGGAGCAGGACACTGCCTGTGGGCAGGGTGTTTGGAAAGCCCAGGTGCCCCTTAGCCATGAATGGCCACAGTCCCAGACAATCTGCTTCTGGTAACAGGGACTGAGAGAAGAGTTCACTGAgctacattctcaccagcaccCCCAGTCTGTTCCTGAATGCAGATCTGGGAAGGagtgtctgtttttatatccACAAGATATCAGATTCGGACAAGCCTCCTGacaggatttttttggtttttggtgtgTGGACCTGGGATGTGATCAGGAGCAGAGAGTGAAATGTACATAAGGAGAgacaggaaggggaggaaggatggTAGAGGAAAGGGGTTGGCAGAAATCTATGGGCCTCACTGCAGTGAACTGGGGCTGAGGCCTGACACCCCTTAGCAGGTAGGGCAGGCTCCTGACCCTTATCCAGGAAAAGGTTCCAAAGAGAAAAGACTGGGATCTccatttcctcatgtgtaaacCAGGATCATAATTGTACCCACCCCAGGAATGCCATGAGGATAGAAAGAGATAATATAGCCCAcacaaagtgcttagaacagagcCCTACATATGGTCATAAATCAACATTAGTAGCATCATTAATATTAATTATGTAAATATTAGTGACAATAATGTGAATTGATGTAAGCCTTAATTACAATCATGTCATGGAAAAcaagaatcacacacacacattagtgAATAATTTTCAACACACAGCCAGCTTCTAGACTGTATGGCCCAGGCAGTAAGAATACCCAGATTCCTAGATGGCTTCTGGTTCATCTTTCAGTCACCTCCTCTCATTCAAACTCACAATATCCCTGGACAGGAGGAAGggcttttaaattttctgttgaaTATTTGAAGAAACCAAAGCTGGTGAGGGACAGATAACTTGGAATGTGGGTCACACAGAAGACAGCAGATGTGGAACTTGAgcctgttttgcttttcttc encodes the following:
- the LOC100156741 gene encoding histone H3.2; the encoded protein is MARTKQTARKSTGGKAPRKQLATKAARKSAPATGGVKKPHRYRPGTVALREIRRYQKSTELLIRKLPFQRLVREIAQDFKTDLRFQSSAVMALQEASEAYLVGLFEDTNLCAIHAKRVTIMPKDIQLARRIRGERA